CGCAGGCTCCAAAGGCCACTTCGCTGGATAGCGAAGTGGCTTGAGAGACTTCCAGGACACGGAATCTTGGAGGATATTTATCGCGCCATGCACTCCTACCGTTACCGCACGCGAGAGCTGATGTTCGCCCTTTTATTTTCTGTCGCAAACCAGTTGTTTCTGATCGCCTTCTTTTTTTTCGCTGCCGGTCTTTTGGGTGAAGGTCACATCCCATTTTCTATTTTCTGGTTCTGTATTCCCATTGGATTAGTAGCACAGGCAGTTCCAGTGTCTCCGGCAGGCGTCGGGGTTGGCCAAGCAGTTTTCTATTTCCTTTTCGAAGCAGCACTTGGGCAGCCGACACAGGTCGGGACAGTCGGAATAACGCTGATACAGATGTTCCAGTTCTTGTTTGGAATTGTCGGGGCGTTTTTCTATCTGCAACGTGGGCGTTTGAAAGCCGCAGAGTTATCTTCGGAAGTATCAGATGCTCGCGCAAACTAAAGGTATTGTCCTCAAGACTCAGCGCTACAGTGAAGCAGATCTAATTGTCACAGTCCTCACAAATTCCGGAAACCGCCTCCAGTTGTTTGGACGATCAGCGCTTAAAAGTAGGAAGCGTTTCGGCGGTGGAATCCTCGAGCCCACACGCTACATTCAAGTCAGCTATGAGGATCGCAGGTCTCGCTTGGGTGGCGAGTCCGACTTGCACAGCCTGAGAGAGGCTTCGATGATTGAGGACTTTGAGTGCCTGAGATCCGACTACGCTCGTTTGGACGTGGCGCTCTCGTTGCTTCATACAGTCCATCAGATTGTGAGAAACGGTGACTTCGGATCCGCGGAAATATTTAATCTCTTAGGAAACGCTCTCAGGGCAGCGGAAGTTTCAACTGACCTAGCGAAGCTTCGAACCCACTTCGAGGTGCGTCTGTTGGCCTCGCAGGGTGTTTTGGAACTTGATGGCGATGCAAGTCGACTGATGCACTTGCCCATTGATCATCACGCTTCCGAAGACCTTGCTACTCTTGATTGGCGTCAGGTCGGACGACTCTCGGGTCTTCAGTTGAAGCAATACATCGAAGTCGGAGCTGTCGACTAGGACAAGCGCGCTCGGATCTTTTTTCCAATCGAACTTCTTGGGATTGAATCTACAAAATCAACTTCTCTAGGTATTTCATGTTCTGCGAGTCCGGTCCCGCTTGCGCGAAGGCGCTTCAAGAGCTCTCTTTTGCTTATGGGCTCTTTGCTGGGATCACGTTCGACGGTAGCGACAAGAATTTCGCCGTAGATTCGATGCTGCCGACAGTTAACGACACAGGCGGCTATATCCGGAAGCTGTTCGATAGCATTTTCGATCCGCTCACCGTGAACCTTCATTCCGCCGATATTAAATGTAAAACTTCGCCGTCCAAGGAACTTTAAAACTCCATGATCCTGCGAGACAAGATCACGCGTATTGAACCAACCATCGGCCGTCAGAGACGGTGTCACGACGTGCTCTTCCTCGTAGCTCGGGCGAACTGCAGGACCACGAACCCACAGTTCGGAGGTTTGCGGGTCGATTCGCCATTCGATAGTTGGCGCAACTTTCCCGATCGGTGGATCGTTTTCCCGATCAAAGCATGCTGAGTCTATCATTTGTGTCGCCAAGACAGGCCCCGCTTCTGTAAGCCCGTAAATATTCAAGAATTTAGCGCCGGCGTTGATGAATGGGGAAAGGGCATCGGATGTCACAGGCGCAGATCCAATGCCGATGAATCGCGCCAAAGAAAGCGTCGAAAGCTCAGCGTTGTTACTTCTAAGCAATTGCCTTAGGTAGGCCGGTACGATCAGTGTCGTTGTCGGGAAAGAAGACGACGCGTCGTTATTCTGCCGAAAAGAAGCCAGGAAGTCAGGAATTTGAAATGCTGGATGCATGATGAGCAGCGCTCCCGAAAAAAGCCCGGGCAAGGCTTGAATGCACAGACCGCCGCTGTGACAAAGGCTTAAGACAAGAAGTATGCGATCTGCTTCTTGAAGTCCTTGTGCGCGAATAGCCTCGTCGATGTTCGACAGAATGTGTGACTCAGGAAGCAGCACCCGTTTTGGCCGATCCGTTGTTCCCGATGTTTGAAAAGCGATAAGTGGACGAACTGTCGTGGAGTCGACCTTGTCGATCTTGTTGGCCTTGTCATAGGTAAACCCGTTAGAGCGGACTTTAGACCACTGAAGAAATAGAGAGTCCCATCGGCTATCATGAAGTGGATTAACGAGAAATGTATCGTGCGCTTTGCAAAGGTCGGCGACCGTCGAAGAAGAGAATAGTGGGGAAAATGGAAAATATGTTTTCCCTAAAGCCGAGCAAGCAAGCGGAAGTAGAAGCCCTAGAGGATGATTTTCTCCCCAGTAGCCGACCGATTTATGCGGGCTTTCGCTAATTTCATCAATCAGATTCGCAAGAGCGTTCTCGAGATCCTGTCGTCGGAACACATGAGATTGCCATTGTAGCGCCGGAACATGGGGGGCGATTGCGACGAGATTCAGAAAGCGTAGATAAAGTGAATCGCCCATTTTTCCATTTTATTGGGGGTCCAGGCAGTAAGTCTATCAGTGTTTCTCCGCTTTTGAGTTTTCGAACAAATAGTCCCCGTAGAGAAGATGCCCTTTGGAGGAGAGGTGGGCGTAATCAATAAATAACTCTTCAGAATTGGTTTCCAAATTGTCGATGTATTCCTGAAAGTCTAAATATTTGACCTTATTTATGTCGGCAAATTCTTTAGCAACAGTGCGAATTTCGTCGTTAACCAAATACGCAAGTTTATGCGAGGATTCGGATGTAAGAACGCGAAACTTTCCGGGTCGCACAAAGGTAATTTTCGATGAGGTGAGAAGGTTTTTAGCAAGAATCCGGTAAACATCAGGATCTCGAAAAATGCTATGGCTAACCAGGTAAATTTCGTCAGCAATTGGCTTTGCCAAATCAATCAGGGTGCCTATTTGAATGCGGTATTCGGTGTGATTATTGAGTTCAAGTTTTGGAACCACAGTCGAGCGTTTGGGGTATTTGCAAATGCGATCTACTTCGCGCTGACATGTGAGATAGACAGCTTCAAAGGCTTCCTTGGCGGAAAGTTTCTTTGTTAGTAAAGCTATTTGAAACTTCTCAGCACATTCGTTTTTCTTCATGTTCACCGTGAAACAATCCTCTATGGCTTGAGGAGAGCGCAAGTCGGTAGGGTTACTGTATTCAGAGTCTTGACCAGTGGCTATACTGGAACTTGCTGTTGCGATATCGAAAGAAAAAAACTTTTTTAGAATATTGATGATGTTTGAATCAGGTAGACCTTCGAAGGATTTTTTCAATAAGTCCCAACTCACAAATAGCGAGTTCGATCGATAGTTATTTGAATAGGGGTAGTTGGGGTAGCCTGTTTCATTGCTATATACCTTCTTTTCTAGCACCAGCGAGATAAACACTTTTTCAAATCTTTCACCTCGATCGGCTGCCAGTTTGAGCGCGCCACTGAGCATGGAAAATCTGCCAATACTTGAGTAGTTCACGATCTGAATGTTTTCCTTTTGAACTTTTCGCTGTAGGTGCGTTGACCAGATATCATCGTGCTCAAGGCCGACACCAAGGGTAAAACTTCGGCCGAAGGCGGCCCACTTGCGAGTTCGGCCTCGATTAATTTCTCCACGAAATCCGTTCTCGTCAGTGTGAAATCCTGGATTGTTTGCATATGAACTTAGGATCGCATACGGAGACAACGGACGAAGTTTGGTTGCGAGAATCGCGGTTTGTTCAAAAACAAGGGTTCCAACCACCGCGCAGATCAGGAATTGTTTCCAGGCAATTGTGGACACGCTGATCCTCCTTTTTAGAAGCCGAAGTAAATAAAGGCCTGATTGGAAATCCCCTTCGACAAGAACGCGGAAAATCCAAGTAGCAGCGAAATCAGAAAAACCAGCTGGTGCCAGGGAAGCTCATGATTTTTTGTTTTTTCCTGAAATACATCAAACAAGATTCCCGGGAGGATAAACGCTGCGAGATGCGGAACAAAAACTGTTAGGCCTGAAAAATCGAGCCAGCTAAATCTGTTTCCTGATAGTGCTTCCAGCATCCGTTTCATGATGGATTGACTGTCGGCAAAGTGCAGAAGTCCGCTGATTGGCAGCATGAATACTTGCAGAAATAGCAACCCCACCCAAGCTGGCGTTTTTGAGACGGCGTTCGAGTACTTTTTCAAATCGCGGTAAAAGGCGACGATTAATCCTTGAAACAGGCCCCATACGATCCAGTTCCAAGAAGCTCCGTGCCAAAGGCCGATGGCCATGAACATGATAATTATATTTCGAGCTGCCTGGATCCTGTTGTCTCCATTGCCACCCATCGGAACCAGCAAATAGTCGCGAAACCATTTACCCGTCGTAACATTCCATCGTTCCCAAAATGCCAAAGGATTGGTCGCAAACCAAATTGGGCGAAAGTTGGCCGTCAGCTGGACGCCGAACAATGCGGCTAATCCAAGCGCAAAATCAGAATAAGCCGAGAAATCAAAGTAGACCTGCATGGCCATCGTCCATCCGGCAAGGACCATTTCAAGTGGGCGAGTTTCCGACGATTGAAAAATTAGTAACGCCGTTGGGCCAATGGAATTCGCAACGAAAATCTTTTTAAAAAATGCCATTGCGATGAGAAGAAGCGGAGTCTTCATTTGCTGAATTGAGCAAAGCTTTAAATTTTGAATCTGAGGAAACAGGTGGTTGAAACGTTCGATTGGGCCGGCGATGATTTGCGGAAAAAATGTAACGTAGAGCAAAAAGTCAGAATAGTTTCGGCAGACTTTCGCCCGTCCGCGATAAACGTCAAACGTGTAACTAAGACTTTGGAAAGTGAAAAAACTTATTCCAAGCGGAAGCGAAATTTCCCTTAAAAGACCCTCGGTCTGCTGGGGGGAAAGTAAAAACGGGAAAACATCCTCTAAAAGAAAGCGAAGATATTTAAAATAGGCCAGTGTCAAAAGGCCGCCGCCGATAGACAACCAGACGCTAATTTTTCTTATGGCGTTGCTACGTTCAGGAGACGCGTACATCCCGCCAAAGAAAGCGAGCGAGGCAATACCGATCAGTACGAGAATACCTGATTGGTCGCCTGCTGCGTAGAACACCAGACTTGCTACCAATGTAATCGCTTTGAGCGCGCGAGGTCGCTTGGCAGCGATCGATGCGGCAAAGGTAACGGCAAAAAGCAGCCAAAAGTCGATAGAGGTGAAAAGCATTGCAGTCGTTATTTTAAGAGGCGTTTCTCAGTATGAGTAGTAAGAATGCCTGGGTCTAGACTTGCTGGAATATTCGCAGGGGGGCTACCATCTAGATATGGCTGCGGTCAGTGTTAAAAAGGCATTTAGGCCCTTGGACGAACAGGTCATTGCTCGAAGCGCCCTCCGAGTTTCGACTGGTATGACAATCAACGGCGTGTGGCGAAATGCGGGCGCCGTGTACACATTCTCGGGTCATCCTGGCGGAAGCGAAATACTTTGTGATGGCAAAGAGGCAGACTGGGCACTCAGTTGGACAACACTGCCAGATGGAAAAGATCTTGAGCCACATTATCATCCGTTTGAAAGCCATGTCGCAATTGTACAGGGCCGCGCGGTTTTAACGGGTGAGCGCCACGCGACATTTCGTACCATAGAAGCCGGTGGCTTGGTGCGCATTCCGCCCTGGTGTTTGCATGGATTTCGATGCGAAAATTCCAAGCCATTTTGGGCGCTCTCTTGGCAGCGTGCGAATCGATCACTTTTTTTTGCCGGCGATCGGGGCGAGGCGGCTGACGTCGTTTTTCCTGGAGACCCAAGCGCTCCCGCCGTGCCCGACTTCACGCTCGAGGCATTTGTTCAAAACGGGCGAACACCTGCGAGCGAGCCTGTATCGTCGCTAGACCAACGACCAAAGTTTCAATTCTTTGACTTTACGAATAAAAATGACGTTGTCGTTGAGATTGAGGGGCCCGCCTTTATTTTTGCAACTAGCGGCGGAGTTCATCTTGAGCTTCCCGAGGGAATGGTAGAGCTTCGCGAGGGCGATGCTTTGCCCGTTGAAGCGAGTCGAACCGTCAAAGTTGTTCGCAAGAGTCCGCTGTCGGCAATTGCCACTCTTCAGTTCTGTTAGCTCGGAGCTCGATACGACTGAGACACCGGCCTCCTGAAAATTTAAAATGCTTCAGTCGCAGTGAGCGTGACCATCGCGGTTAGTTTTTTGTACTGATTGGCCGTCACATTAGAACTGTTGATCTGATAGTTCGTCGTGAATCCAGACGTCAGATTTTCTCCAACTTTTCGGCTAAGACCCAGGGTCAGACCGATGTTGTTATCGATTCGGCCTGTTGCGTTTTCCGGGTAAGTTAGAAGGTAATAGCTTAATTTCGAATTGAAGGTCGTGTCCCATTTCCAGGGGCGAATATAGCCAACACCTATATCGAGTCGATTGAAAACGCTGTTTTTTCCAAGCGAACTATTCACCGTGTAGCCAAAGTCGCTGAGGACAAGTTGTTTTTTGTCTTCAAACGGGATGTTGATATTCGACCAAGAAATTTTTGATTTAAATGCAGTGGAGTCGTCGTCTCCTGTGGAAGAGGCCAGCCCAGAAACGTCCTGCCGAAGATCAACGTTCACGTTTGTGAACCAGGTTTCGCTAACCACAAAGAGATTTTGGAAATTGAGGATGTACGAGTTGTAGATCGATTTCCATTCATTGTTCTCGACACTCATGTAGGTGGTTTCCACACCGGGAACGAGGTCGAACTTGTGTCCCTTCCCCATGAAGACTCCTTTGTGTGTCCACGGCGCAGTGAGGCCGGCGATCGTCGCGTCGGAATTCGAAATTGACTGTACTGTTTGAAAGTCCTTGTCGACCGAATACATCGTCATCGCATCCAGCTGAATAGCCCACTCGTTTGTGTCTTCATAAACGGCGCGGTACTTGGCCGTACCCTGAAGAAGGGTTCGCCATGCGGCGGCGTTAGTAGCCGTACCGCGATCGCGGTCTGAATCCGAGGACAGAAGTACGTTGTCATCATACATTGCACCAAAGGTTCCCGCGAGTGCCCAACGTTTTGCGCGTTCCGCTTCAATTTGTTGCATTCGAAGAGCCTGCTCAATATAGCCCTCCGCTCGCTGATCGAGAACGGGGTCGTTTGATTCATCAAGGACCAACTGAAACTCTGCGCGAGCTTCTGTCCAGCGCCGTTTTTCGAAATGAATAAGACCTTGATAGAAGCGGGCCGATGGAGAAATCTCTGGGTCTTTCGCATTCACGACTTTTTCAAAAGCGGTGAGCGCAGAATTGGAATCGCGCAGACGATAGAAGTTGAGGCCGCGATAGAAATCGCGTTCCGCCGCCTTTACAGCCTTCGATTCGGCAAGATCGAGGTAAACAAGCGATCGATTGAAATCTTCAATTTTGTAAAGTGTCACGCCATACTGGAAATAGTAGCCTCGGTTGGAAGGATCGAGATCCACGGCGGCCTCGAAAGACTTCTTTGCCTGCGGAAATTGATTGGCACGATATTCCACCATTGCCTGATCGGCGAGCTTCTGAGCATCTGCTTTTCGTTTTGCTCGGTCTTCGGGGCTGGCCAGTGAAAAGCTCTGGAGGAGAGCTGCGAGACGCTGAGTTTCGACTTGGCTTAGGCGCACACGCTCGGCGAGGTTTCGACTGATCTCCTCGAATTCAGCTTTCTCTAGGGCGAGCATCGCCGTATCGAGAGTTTGATTGCGTTGATCGAGACGGTTTTTTAGAGCTACTAAAAGTTCTTGCTCTGCCTGAAAGGCGCGATAAGCGTTGCGGGCCTGATCCGCGTTATCGAAAAGTTCGACGTTTTGTACGCCGGTCACAGGGTCTTTTCTTAGAACAAACGGTAAGCGCCGAAGTTCTTTTGCATCGATCATTTGCGATATTTTTTTGCGCCCGGTGAGATCCGACAGTAGATTTTGCGGTGGGGCGAAGAATTCAACTTTTAGGCCAGTAAGGTCGCGAAAATTAATTGAATACGTTCCGGAGAATACTGCCGAATCAGGGGCTGACTCTTCAACTTCAATTTGCACGATTCGACCTGAGGTCCCTTCGCGAAGAAAAACAGCAGCGGTGTCTACTTTCGTGGAGCTTTGGTTCCAATCATTTCTGCCATAGTTCAGGCGAATGGCATTTTTCGACGTGAGGCTTACGCCGCTACGTCGGCCAACAGTTTCGATGACATCTGTTCCGCCGACGCTTTCTGATTCGCCACTTGCAGAAACCGGCGAAACGGGTGGGGTATCAGGAGTTTTGGCCGCTTGCGTATCTACAGGTGCCATCGGTGAAAGCTCACTGGGGTTATCAAGTTCGGCGTTGCGATTAATGGCGGGGGCTTTTTTCGTCGCTTGTCTTTTTTTTCTTGTCTGCTTCTTGCCGTTTTGCGATTTCGGTGCCTTGGCGGAAGCGGACTGTGTTGTCTGTTTTGGATTGCTTTGCGCTTTTGCTGTGGTCACTGAGATTGACGTCACGGCGAAAAGGGAAATGGCGAGTGTGGGCGTCAATAACGATTTAATCACGATGTAACCTCTAGCTGTCTTGCGGATTCTTTGGACGAAATGAATCTGCTTAAGTGTAGCTAGGCCGGTCGTTGGTAAGCAATTGTTAGAACGTGGGAGTGGACCCACGTCGCGAGATTTAAGTTTAGTTAGGTATAGTGATCGTGATTTTAACTTGGCCCGGTCCGCTCTCTATCGCGCGGTTGCAGAGATCGCAAACAGGCGCGACCGTTGGAATCGTGCCCATCACGGGTGGGGCATAAATCGGAACCACCGGCATTGATGGGAGAGCAGGACTTAGGCCTGGTGCCTTTCCCAAATCACCAGCGTCGATCATCGAGCCACCGGGAATGCTGCTTGGAGACCGCGGTGGTGGTGCGGCCGGCGGCCCGGACGGTGGACCAGCGACCGGCCCCTTTTTGCCATCACCGGCCCCGCCAGACCCCGAACCAGTCGTTCCGCCGGAGCCAGATGTGCCACCGGCATTTCCGCCTGTCGCCCCAGAACCACTACCTGAGCCGCTATTGGACTTCCCGTCCTTGTTATCTTTGGCGCCATCTCGCGGTTGGCCATCGCCGCGATTGCCAGCGCGGTCCTTTGCGCCGTCTTTGTTCTCTTTTGTACCATCTTGCTGTTGACCATCGCCGCGATTGCCAGCGCGGTCCTTTGCGCCGTCTTTGTTCTCTTTTGTACCATCTTGCTGTTGACCATCGCCGCGATTGCCAGCGCGGTCCTTTGCGCCGTCTTTGGAGCCATCTTTTTTATCATCTTTATTGTCGCCGGTTGCTGCTTCTTGATTTTGAGCTGGCGAATTAGACCCGTTATCTTTCGAGCCAGTTGCGACGTCGACTTTTGTGTCGACGTTCATTTTTTCCATCTCACTCGTCGGGACTGATTTTGGGGGAGCGGGCGGCGCGCCAGGCAGAGCCTCTGTTTTTTGATTGGGCCCAACCGAAACCGGATTTAAAATAGTGCCGTTCGCTCCAAGGGTTCCGACATCTACGCGCCCCTTAAACGTTACGATTTCGGATTTGCTGTTCATGCGGTTGAAGCTGGTCAGGAAGTCTGTTCCCCGTACACCTGCGACCGCACTTTTTGTTTTCACTTGAAACGCGTTCGCTTGTCCGTCTGCGGCCTTGTCGCCGTACATGTTCTCTTCTTTTGTCGCAGCTCGTACTTTTCCGTAGAGCACGTTCAACATGACCTTTTTCTTATTGTCGGCCGGTTTGTACTCATACTGCTCAAGTACAATTCTAGATTCAGGCGAAACGTTTAGCTCGTTGCCGTCTTCCATCACGATTTTTGCTCGCGATTGTGGACCCGCGACGATCGCATCGCCTTGGCAAACTTTTGTGCCTTTTGCCGCGACCGTTGAGGCCTTTGTCTTAACGTTCTCAATTTTCACATCACCCTTGGCGACAGAAACTTCGCCGCAGGCTGCATGTGCATGGTTGGAGCCTATCGCGCTTGTTGCGCCGAAGGCGAACACTGCAAGCACTGCTGCTGTCCAAGGCTTCACCGTTAGTAACATCGCCATGCTCGCTCCTTGAAATTGGAATACACTAGCTATGTCATCGGAATGAATCAGTTTAAACTTGATTGAAACTCGCTACATGTATCAGAAAGCAACATGTTTCGCCCTGACCTACGGTTCTGACTTTAATATCTGGTCTGCGGCCGCTAAAAGTGAATCGACGATCCTAGTAGGTTGGGCTTCTTGGGGTGCTGTCGGGTCTGGAAGCTCGACTCCGGAAAGCAAGATCGTTCGACATCCTGCCCGTGACCCGGCGATAACATCGCTCAAGCGATCGCCAATCATCCAGCTTTTGGGCAGGTATACATCAAAATCTTTTGCGCCCTGAAGTAACATTCCGGGGTGCGGCTTTCGCATGGGATGATCAGATTCTACGGAGTAGGGGGCGTAGTAGAACTCTTTGAATTCAACACCATGCTCGGCAAAAGCAGCTCGAATTCTTCGGTGCGTTTCGTTTAAGTTTTCAACCGAAACAATTCCCCTTGCGATACCAGACTGGTTGGTAACCACGATGAACTGATATCCTCCATCGCGCAGGCGACAGAGGGCCTCAAAGACTCCAGGAAGATATTCGATTTGGTCTGGATCGTTGAGGTAAATCTTGTCGATTATCAGTGTGCCGTCGCGATCAAGAAAAACAGTTTTTCTGCTGGTTTTTGCGTAGTTTTCATAGGAAGTCATCGTTCTTAGTCCGTAACGTCAGTCGCTTGTTCGGTCAAGGGAACCCGTAAAATCAACCTGGAATTGCGCGTTCAAATGGTACGTTTTTTTTTACTGGCGTCGCCCAGAGGGTGATGGCTTTCAAGCGTTCTCGCTAGCTGATCTAACCCAACGTGTGTGTAGCGGCTAGTGGCTTGAAGTGAGGCATGACCCAGAAGTGTTTGTAAAACTCGCAAGTTTGCTCCTGATCGCAAGAGGTGAGTCGCGTAGCTGTGGCGAAGCGCGTGCGGGTGTAGCGGTTTAAGCAGTTTGGCTCGTTTGCCGGCGTCCTTAATGAGATCGTAGGCTTTTCGCGCGGAAAGCGGCTCTTCGCCAAACACAAATTCTCGTGATGTGGCTTCCGGTTCGGTTTGAAGCCAGCTTCGAATGGCATTTGCGGCGATAGGCGGAAGCGCGATGACACGCTCTTTAGCGCCTTTTCCTAAAACCCGGCATGTGCCATCTCGAAGTTGAAGGTTTCGAATTCGCAGTTCGCAGGCCTCGGAAATTCGCAGCCCTCCTCCGTACAGGAGGGAAATCAGCGCCAAGGTCAGGCGCGCTTTTCGAGCGTCTTGTGGCTCTGCGCTCCGAGTATCGATTTCAATCGATCTAATAAGTGCTGTCGTTTCATCCACGCTAAGATGCCTTGGTAGGCGAGATGGAACTTTCGGTCCATGCAGAAGTGGAGCGAGATCTCGATTGCAGAGGTCCTCACGGTGTAGCCAGCCGAGGAAGCTCTTTAGCGTGGCGGTTTTTCGGTTTCTCGAAGCTGGACTTAGGGTGGCCCAGTTTCTGAGCGCCTGTTTCGCATGCTGGAGGAGCGAGTTGACGTCGGACTCTTTGAGTGGCTCAAGAACCGTGGTCATTGCTACAAAGCCGCCGTCCGGCGCTCCAAACGCCTGGCCGAGGTCACCTTGATACGATCTTAATGTGTGACTAGACGCCGACTCTTTAAAAGTCATAAAATATAAGTAATTACAGATATATAAATGAAGTATCTCGGTCTCGCGCGAGGGACCTAAAGCCTTGTTTTCAGGTAGATTTGGCCGCAGTTTTTTCATTTCGTAGCAAAAACTTCCTTGCAGTTTTTTCCGCAATGCGTTACAACCTGTTTCGACGCGACGTCCCAAAATGATACGGGGTGTTGAGTAGTAGTGAAAACAAACGAACCCGTTTTTCGAGTTCTTAAAAGTGAGGCTGAACGTATGTCGCAGTATGAAAACACCCCGATTCTCCCCGGTGCTGCTCTTCCTGTAGGTGGAAACACTGGAGTCGCTAATACAGCTGCTCCAACTCGTCCATCCCTCGATAATACGATGGGATCGATCTCTTCGGGTGACAAAACTATCGTCTACAAGTCCGAAGTCATGCGTCAGCTGATGAAAATGATCGATCGCGTGTCGCCATCGACCGCCACGGTCCTGGTTCTCGGCGAATCCGGAACTGGTAAAGAGCTTATTGCTCGCGCCATTCACGAGCGTTCGAACCGTCGTAACAAGCCCTTCGTCGCAATCAACTGCGGCGCACTTCGCGAAACACTTCTTGAGTCCGAACTTTTCGGCCACGAGAAAGGTTCTTTCACTGGTGCCTATACTCGTAAGATAGGTCTTGCTGAAGCAGCAAACGGCGGAACATTGTTCCTCGACGAAATCGGTGAACTTTCGCCAGGAATCCAAGCGAAGCTTCTTCGCTTCGTTCAAGAGGGCGAAATCTTCCGCGTTGGCGGAAAAGATCCCATCAAAGTTGATATCCGTCTGATCTCGGCAACTAACCGTGAGTTAGATGCAGAAGTATCGCGTGGAAATTTCCGTGAAGATCTTTACTACCGTATCAACACAATCACTGTTCACTCGCCACCACTTCGCCGTCGTAAAGAAGATATTCCACTTCTTGTTGAGTACTTCTTGGCTCGCGGTCAAAACCGAATCCTCAATCGTGGTCGCGCGATGAGCGAAGAGGCGATGAAAATCATCACCCGTTACGATTGGCCAGGAAACATTCGTGAACTTCAAAACGTTTGCGAACGTCTTCAGATCTTGGCGGATGGTCACACGATCATGCCAGGTGATTTGCCAGAAAATATTTTGAATCCAGAGCAGAAAGTCACAACAGATGATTACGACGCAACGATCACTCTGTATGAACTTGAAAAGCGTTACATCTTGAAGGCGCTTAACTACTTCGATGGCAACAAGACACAAGCCGCGAATGCGTTAGGGATCACCATTAAGACTCTTTATAACAAACTCCACGAGTACGGCGAGTTTGAAAAGTACGCTGTTCACTCGAAACCAAAACCATAGAACTGGATTGGTTGCCGAAAAAGCCCGAAGTGATTCGGGCTTTTTTATTTGTTTAGCCTCTCGTTGAAATTCTAAAAAGGAAATTGAAGTGAACTTCGTCTTTAGGGCACTTACCAAAGCTACTTTACTCGTCGTTACGTTTTTCTCGCTTACCGGTTCTGCGAGCGCGCAGGAGTACGTCGAATTTCTTATTGGTGACCGAACCGAAGAAACTCGAAAATGGGGCCATGTTTCTTTGCGAGTTGTAACGGGCAGCCAAGACCATATTTTTGATTTCGGCCGGTATGGTCGGATGTGGGGAAAACGCG
The nucleotide sequence above comes from Deltaproteobacteria bacterium. Encoded proteins:
- the recO gene encoding DNA repair protein RecO, which gives rise to MLAQTKGIVLKTQRYSEADLIVTVLTNSGNRLQLFGRSALKSRKRFGGGILEPTRYIQVSYEDRRSRLGGESDLHSLREASMIEDFECLRSDYARLDVALSLLHTVHQIVRNGDFGSAEIFNLLGNALRAAEVSTDLAKLRTHFEVRLLASQGVLELDGDASRLMHLPIDHHASEDLATLDWRQVGRLSGLQLKQYIEVGAVD
- a CDS encoding long-chain fatty acid--CoA ligase; translated protein: MGDSLYLRFLNLVAIAPHVPALQWQSHVFRRQDLENALANLIDEISESPHKSVGYWGENHPLGLLLPLACSALGKTYFPFSPLFSSSTVADLCKAHDTFLVNPLHDSRWDSLFLQWSKVRSNGFTYDKANKIDKVDSTTVRPLIAFQTSGTTDRPKRVLLPESHILSNIDEAIRAQGLQEADRILLVLSLCHSGGLCIQALPGLFSGALLIMHPAFQIPDFLASFRQNNDASSSFPTTTLIVPAYLRQLLRSNNAELSTLSLARFIGIGSAPVTSDALSPFINAGAKFLNIYGLTEAGPVLATQMIDSACFDRENDPPIGKVAPTIEWRIDPQTSELWVRGPAVRPSYEEEHVVTPSLTADGWFNTRDLVSQDHGVLKFLGRRSFTFNIGGMKVHGERIENAIEQLPDIAACVVNCRQHRIYGEILVATVERDPSKEPISKRELLKRLRASGTGLAEHEIPREVDFVDSIPRSSIGKKIRARLS
- a CDS encoding MBOAT family protein, which produces MLFTSIDFWLLFAVTFAASIAAKRPRALKAITLVASLVFYAAGDQSGILVLIGIASLAFFGGMYASPERSNAIRKISVWLSIGGGLLTLAYFKYLRFLLEDVFPFLLSPQQTEGLLREISLPLGISFFTFQSLSYTFDVYRGRAKVCRNYSDFLLYVTFFPQIIAGPIERFNHLFPQIQNLKLCSIQQMKTPLLLIAMAFFKKIFVANSIGPTALLIFQSSETRPLEMVLAGWTMAMQVYFDFSAYSDFALGLAALFGVQLTANFRPIWFATNPLAFWERWNVTTGKWFRDYLLVPMGGNGDNRIQAARNIIIMFMAIGLWHGASWNWIVWGLFQGLIVAFYRDLKKYSNAVSKTPAWVGLLFLQVFMLPISGLLHFADSQSIMKRMLEALSGNRFSWLDFSGLTVFVPHLAAFILPGILFDVFQEKTKNHELPWHQLVFLISLLLGFSAFLSKGISNQAFIYFGF
- a CDS encoding cupin domain-containing protein → MAAVSVKKAFRPLDEQVIARSALRVSTGMTINGVWRNAGAVYTFSGHPGGSEILCDGKEADWALSWTTLPDGKDLEPHYHPFESHVAIVQGRAVLTGERHATFRTIEAGGLVRIPPWCLHGFRCENSKPFWALSWQRANRSLFFAGDRGEAADVVFPGDPSAPAVPDFTLEAFVQNGRTPASEPVSSLDQRPKFQFFDFTNKNDVVVEIEGPAFIFATSGGVHLELPEGMVELREGDALPVEASRTVKVVRKSPLSAIATLQFC
- a CDS encoding tetratricopeptide repeat protein — protein: MIKSLLTPTLAISLFAVTSISVTTAKAQSNPKQTTQSASAKAPKSQNGKKQTRKKRQATKKAPAINRNAELDNPSELSPMAPVDTQAAKTPDTPPVSPVSASGESESVGGTDVIETVGRRSGVSLTSKNAIRLNYGRNDWNQSSTKVDTAAVFLREGTSGRIVQIEVEESAPDSAVFSGTYSINFRDLTGLKVEFFAPPQNLLSDLTGRKKISQMIDAKELRRLPFVLRKDPVTGVQNVELFDNADQARNAYRAFQAEQELLVALKNRLDQRNQTLDTAMLALEKAEFEEISRNLAERVRLSQVETQRLAALLQSFSLASPEDRAKRKADAQKLADQAMVEYRANQFPQAKKSFEAAVDLDPSNRGYYFQYGVTLYKIEDFNRSLVYLDLAESKAVKAAERDFYRGLNFYRLRDSNSALTAFEKVVNAKDPEISPSARFYQGLIHFEKRRWTEARAEFQLVLDESNDPVLDQRAEGYIEQALRMQQIEAERAKRWALAGTFGAMYDDNVLLSSDSDRDRGTATNAAAWRTLLQGTAKYRAVYEDTNEWAIQLDAMTMYSVDKDFQTVQSISNSDATIAGLTAPWTHKGVFMGKGHKFDLVPGVETTYMSVENNEWKSIYNSYILNFQNLFVVSETWFTNVNVDLRQDVSGLASSTGDDDSTAFKSKISWSNINIPFEDKKQLVLSDFGYTVNSSLGKNSVFNRLDIGVGYIRPWKWDTTFNSKLSYYLLTYPENATGRIDNNIGLTLGLSRKVGENLTSGFTTNYQINSSNVTANQYKKLTAMVTLTATEAF